A genomic region of Lytechinus pictus isolate F3 Inbred chromosome 2, Lp3.0, whole genome shotgun sequence contains the following coding sequences:
- the LOC129253693 gene encoding uncharacterized protein LOC129253693 yields MNAHECPPLDTSSDITERRKIRAALRELRTNNNNSVVNPHIRTPISPSKLSHHQSFRTERRRRPEIDDVTKKQSQDDDILYRSRRRREMDAGRGQGGGGGDEGDDENEVVVDIEMKIKEIGSDEQKLTKLLSETRDFNDRRKVRSAIREVKRKTRQQG; encoded by the exons atGAATGCCCATGAATGCCCTCCA CTTGATACAAGTTCAGACATCACAGAACGAAGGAAGATCCGTGCGGCTCTACGTGAGCTtcgaacaaataataataactcaGTGGTCAATCCTCACATCCGTACTCCTATCTCACCTTCCAAACTCTCACATCATCAATCGTTCAGAACAGAACGTAGGAGACGCCCTGAGATTGATGATGTGACGAAGAAGCAAAGTCAGGATGATGACATCTTGTATCGATCTAGGAGGAGGAGAGAGATGGATGCTGGAAGAGGGCAAGGAGGTGGAGGAGGGGATGAAggagatgatgaaaatgaagtgGTGGTTGATATTGAGATGAAGATAAAGGAAATCGGTAGTGATGaacaaaaattaacaaaacTG CTCTCGGAGACGAGGGACTTCAATGATCGCAGAAAAGTGAGGTCGGCGATCAGGGAGGTCAAAAGGAAGACAAGACAGCAAG GCTGA